One Channa argus isolate prfri chromosome 15, Channa argus male v1.0, whole genome shotgun sequence DNA segment encodes these proteins:
- the hrob gene encoding homologous recombination OB-fold protein isoform X2, producing MTCKLSGLFSSGEDFDDEDLLGTDWAVPSASGPADVAAAVSSCTLRASSLAHRVPEEICLQQTGETSAALCNGSASRSSTHAAAGQTVALGLRQLSSSSAQPPPSHPPTLNNTHSVLESQQSHTNTQGSLKPCVTQDDFDDWDIDLADLDECDGQMGQLLQPPASAPPVNTVKHFSSLAKLLRPPTCGGIQARPERTLKENSTARQELGSCVENMPPQTPSGLHVGTPAPRPAVVSAPPHSPVVFPGLTASSPLPSPISRTLIRPQQPQKSWATPRPTLQATGLFETVSSPSSPSVRSSTLSSHSIHTPVLTNRLVQLVCASSKLPKKRPRSEQHRPRTRRFPGPAGLLPQQPQGHSLEEIVVCVPHTPAHGVVARLPSQAALKQLAKNKVPNMAVLLKSIIHTHADAKAIFKDPTGEIQGTVHRRLLEDRVEEFKVGAVLLLKQVGVFSPSHRNHYLNVTPNNLLKIYNPNGVSLSSTQLPPLVLEPMLSSPARSTTILREPVSQMQLVFDEEGDMGHVEEKCTEGGEDPQAPAHTRLSSSSGHEKPPGNPSPLDPGWEADDDLDELLGELPEDTYSF from the exons ATG ACCTGCAAATTAAGTGGCCTGTTCAGCAGTGGCGAGGACTTTGATGATGAG GACTTGCTTGGGACAGATTGGGCTGTCCCCTCAGCTTCTGGACCAGCCGATGTGGCAGCTGCTGTGTCATCCTGCACGCTGCGTGCCTCCTCTCTTGCTCACAGAGTACCAGAGGAAATTTGCCTACAGCAAACTGGAGAGACATCAGCTGCCCTGTGTAATGGCTCAGCATCAAGGAGCAGCACGCATGCTGCTGCTGGACAAACTGTTGCTCTGGGTTTGAGACagctttcctcctcctctgcccagCCTCCTCCCTCCCATCCTCCTACACTAAATAACACTCACTCTGTTTTGGAATCACAACagagtcacacaaacacacaggggtCGCTGAAGCCGTGTGTGACTCAGGATGATTTTGATGACTGGGATATTGACCTTGCAGACCTAGATGAATGTGATGGCCAGATGGGGCAGCTGCTTCAACCTCCTGCTTCTGCTCCACCTGTGAACACAGTGAAGCATTTTTCTTCCTTAGCCAAATTGCTGCGACCCCCGACCTGTGGAGGGATTCAGGCCCGACCTGAACGGACCCTGAAGGAGAACAGCACTGCCCGGCAGGAGCTCGGCTCATGTGTTGAGAACATGCCTCCTCAGACCCCCTCTGGTCTTCATGTGGGAACACCAGCTCCCCGTCCTGCTGTTGTTTCAGCCCCTCCACATAGTCCTGTTGTTTTCCCTGGCCTTACTGCATCTTCTCCTTTACCCAGCCCCATTTCCAGGACGCTCATCAGGCCGCAACAGCCACAGAAATCATGGGCAACCCCAAGACCTACACTTCAGGCCACTGGCCTCTTTGAGACTGTTTCCTCCCCTTCTTCCCCTTCTGTGAGGTCCTCCACTCTGAGCTCTCACTCTATTCACACCCCTGTTCTCACTAATCGACTGGTACAGTTGGTATGTGCCTCCAGTAAGCTTCCTAAGAAGAGGCCTCGCTCTGAGCAGCACCGGCCCAGGACTCGACGCTTCCCTGGTCCTGCTGGACTCCTGCCACAGCAG CCTCAGGGTCACAGCCTGGAAGAAATTGTGGTTTGTGTTCCTCACACTCCCGCTCATGGTGTTGTGGCCCGACTGCCGAGCCAG GCTGCACTGAAACAGCTGGCTAAAAACAAAGTGCCCAACATGGCGGTGCTTCTGAAGAGCATCATTCACACGCATGCTGACGCCAAGGCCATATTTAAAGACCCAACGG GGGAGATTCAAGGAACTGTGCACCGGCGTCTCCTGGAAGACAGAGTGGAGGAGTTCAAGGTTGGAGCAGTACTGCTGCTAAAACAA GTGGGTGTATTTTCCCCTTCGCATCGTAATCATTACCTGAATGTGACACCCAACAACTTGCTGAAGATTTATAACCCCAATGGAGTCAGTCTGTCCTCCACCCAGCTCCCCCCACTGGTCCTG GAGCCGATGTTGTCATCACCCGCTCGGTCTACCACCATCCTCCGGGAGCCAGTGTCTCAAATGCAGCTGGTATTTGACGAAGAAGGTGACATGGGACACGTGGAAGAAAAATGCACCGAAGGAGGCGAAGACCCACAAGCCCCAGCACACACTAGACTCAGCTCAAGCAGTGGCCACGAAAAGCCTCCTGGAAACCCATCACCACTGGACCCTGGCTGGGAAGCAG ATGACGACCTGGATGAACTCCTAGGAGAGTTACCCGAGGACACTTACAGCTTTTGA
- the hrob gene encoding homologous recombination OB-fold protein isoform X1: MTCKLSGLFSSGEDFDDEDLLGTDWAVPSASGPADVAAAVSSCTLRASSLAHRVPEEICLQQTGETSAALCNGSASRSSTHAAAGQTVALGLRQLSSSSAQPPPSHPPTLNNTHSVLESQQSHTNTQGSLKPCVTQDDFDDWDIDLADLDECDGQMGQLLQPPASAPPVNTVKHFSSLAKLLRPPTCGGIQARPERTLKENSTARQELGSCVENMPPQTPSGLHVGTPAPRPAVVSAPPHSPVVFPGLTASSPLPSPISRTLIRPQQPQKSWATPRPTLQATGLFETVSSPSSPSVRSSTLSSHSIHTPVLTNRLVQLVCASSKLPKKRPRSEQHRPRTRRFPGPAGLLPQQPQGHSLEEIVVCVPHTPAHGVVARLPSQGSSSQTEEDEFSSGAWAAMKAEMGLDERNPSCFLHSYSVVMVLRKAALKQLAKNKVPNMAVLLKSIIHTHADAKAIFKDPTGEIQGTVHRRLLEDRVEEFKVGAVLLLKQVGVFSPSHRNHYLNVTPNNLLKIYNPNGVSLSSTQLPPLVLEPMLSSPARSTTILREPVSQMQLVFDEEGDMGHVEEKCTEGGEDPQAPAHTRLSSSSGHEKPPGNPSPLDPGWEADDDLDELLGELPEDTYSF; this comes from the exons ATG ACCTGCAAATTAAGTGGCCTGTTCAGCAGTGGCGAGGACTTTGATGATGAG GACTTGCTTGGGACAGATTGGGCTGTCCCCTCAGCTTCTGGACCAGCCGATGTGGCAGCTGCTGTGTCATCCTGCACGCTGCGTGCCTCCTCTCTTGCTCACAGAGTACCAGAGGAAATTTGCCTACAGCAAACTGGAGAGACATCAGCTGCCCTGTGTAATGGCTCAGCATCAAGGAGCAGCACGCATGCTGCTGCTGGACAAACTGTTGCTCTGGGTTTGAGACagctttcctcctcctctgcccagCCTCCTCCCTCCCATCCTCCTACACTAAATAACACTCACTCTGTTTTGGAATCACAACagagtcacacaaacacacaggggtCGCTGAAGCCGTGTGTGACTCAGGATGATTTTGATGACTGGGATATTGACCTTGCAGACCTAGATGAATGTGATGGCCAGATGGGGCAGCTGCTTCAACCTCCTGCTTCTGCTCCACCTGTGAACACAGTGAAGCATTTTTCTTCCTTAGCCAAATTGCTGCGACCCCCGACCTGTGGAGGGATTCAGGCCCGACCTGAACGGACCCTGAAGGAGAACAGCACTGCCCGGCAGGAGCTCGGCTCATGTGTTGAGAACATGCCTCCTCAGACCCCCTCTGGTCTTCATGTGGGAACACCAGCTCCCCGTCCTGCTGTTGTTTCAGCCCCTCCACATAGTCCTGTTGTTTTCCCTGGCCTTACTGCATCTTCTCCTTTACCCAGCCCCATTTCCAGGACGCTCATCAGGCCGCAACAGCCACAGAAATCATGGGCAACCCCAAGACCTACACTTCAGGCCACTGGCCTCTTTGAGACTGTTTCCTCCCCTTCTTCCCCTTCTGTGAGGTCCTCCACTCTGAGCTCTCACTCTATTCACACCCCTGTTCTCACTAATCGACTGGTACAGTTGGTATGTGCCTCCAGTAAGCTTCCTAAGAAGAGGCCTCGCTCTGAGCAGCACCGGCCCAGGACTCGACGCTTCCCTGGTCCTGCTGGACTCCTGCCACAGCAG CCTCAGGGTCACAGCCTGGAAGAAATTGTGGTTTGTGTTCCTCACACTCCCGCTCATGGTGTTGTGGCCCGACTGCCGAGCCAG GGTTCCAGCTCACAGACTGAGGAAGACGAGTTTAGCAGTGGTGCCTGGGCGGCGATGAAGGCAGAGATGGGACTGGATGAGAGGAATCCGTCATGCTTTTTGCATTCCTACAGTGTGGTCATGGTGCTGCGAAAG GCTGCACTGAAACAGCTGGCTAAAAACAAAGTGCCCAACATGGCGGTGCTTCTGAAGAGCATCATTCACACGCATGCTGACGCCAAGGCCATATTTAAAGACCCAACGG GGGAGATTCAAGGAACTGTGCACCGGCGTCTCCTGGAAGACAGAGTGGAGGAGTTCAAGGTTGGAGCAGTACTGCTGCTAAAACAA GTGGGTGTATTTTCCCCTTCGCATCGTAATCATTACCTGAATGTGACACCCAACAACTTGCTGAAGATTTATAACCCCAATGGAGTCAGTCTGTCCTCCACCCAGCTCCCCCCACTGGTCCTG GAGCCGATGTTGTCATCACCCGCTCGGTCTACCACCATCCTCCGGGAGCCAGTGTCTCAAATGCAGCTGGTATTTGACGAAGAAGGTGACATGGGACACGTGGAAGAAAAATGCACCGAAGGAGGCGAAGACCCACAAGCCCCAGCACACACTAGACTCAGCTCAAGCAGTGGCCACGAAAAGCCTCCTGGAAACCCATCACCACTGGACCCTGGCTGGGAAGCAG ATGACGACCTGGATGAACTCCTAGGAGAGTTACCCGAGGACACTTACAGCTTTTGA
- the tmub2 gene encoding transmembrane and ubiquitin-like domain-containing protein 2, whose amino-acid sequence MAVCALTMLDGMEEEVTAAGGVLLLVLALVLAWLSTHVADRGDHILGTILTVGAHASLIGLGGHNSYSRGSASADAPEQQTPPPSQENKPDGGEPGTERGESEVAEEVRTDLLLDIQSKQPQAGRLPSFDEEDDDIDDEEELEEEDKRVIEHIPVLTSTIYPHPSTTTSITVRLKFLNDTEEVAVVEPHDTVGVLKSKYFSGRENQIKLIYQGQLLQDPKTTMLSLNITHNSVIHCHVSQVLNESSPEEGAQSGAGAVVGSGVSGGFRAAGVAISTSSLVVPVFVVILAVVWYFRINYRQFFTAPATISLVGVTVFFSFLVFGMHTR is encoded by the exons ATGGCAGTGTGTGCACTGACCATGTTGGAtgggatggaggaggaggtgacaGCAGCGGGTGGAGTGTTGCTCCTGGTCCTGGCCCTCGTTTTGGCCTGGCTTTCCACTCATGTGGCCGATCGGGGAGACCACATACTGGGCACCATCCTCACTGTGGGTGCTCATGCCTCTCTGATAGGACTGGGAGGCCACAACAGCTACAGCAGAGGGTCTGCCAGCGCCGATGCCCCTGAACAGCAGACTCCTCCACCATCACAGGAGAACAAGCCAGATGGTGGCGAGCCTGGGACTGAAAGAGGTGAGAGTGAGGTAGCTGAGGAGGTTAGGACAGACCTACTGCTGGATATACAAAGCAAACAACCACAGGCTGGAAGACTGCCAAGCTttgatgaagaagatgatgatattgatgatgaggaagagctggaggaggaagatAAAAGGGTTATAGAACATATTCCAGTTTTGACTAGCACCATCTACCCTCACCCTTCCACTACTACTTCCATTACGGTCCGCCTGAAGTTTTTAAACGACACAGAGGAGGTAGCTGTTGTTGAACCACATGATACAGTGGGAGTGCTGAAAAG CAAATACTTCTCAGGTCGTGAGAAtcaaataaaacttatttacCAAGGCCAGCTGCTGCAGGATCCCAAGACGACTATGTTATCCCTGAATATCACACACAATAGCGTGATCCACTGCCACGTCTCCCAGGTTCTGAATGAGAGCAGTCCAGAAGAAGGGGCCCAATCTGGGGCTGGAGCAGTAGTTGGATCTGGGGTCTCTGGAGGATTCAGGGCTGCAGGTGTTGCCATTAGCACCAGCAGCCTAGTAGTGCCTGTGTTCGTGGTGATACTGGCTGTTGTGTGGTACTTCCGCATCAACTATAGGCAGTTTTTCACCGCCCCTGCGACCATCTCCCTAGTGGGAGTCACTGTGTTCTTCAGCTTTTTGGTATTTGGGATGCACACCCGCTGA
- the atxn7l3a gene encoding ataxin-7-like protein 3, translated as MKMEDMPLSGPDNTKLEALVHDIYSELVEDACLGLCFEVHRAVKQGYFFLDETDQESMKEFEIVDQPGVDIFGQVYNQWKNKECECPNCKRLIAASRFAPHLEKCLGMGRNSSRIANRRLASNNNMSKSESDQEDNDDLNDNDWSYGAEKKAKKRKSDKNQNSPRRSKSLKHKNGELGSTVTSDNFKYFNTGISYETLALDEVRSILTTRCGVISEHTQKMCTRSLRCPQHTDEQRRTVRVLFLGQSATLLPDADAVVENDSFDIPDGQTLMSRLQWEDSPDISPTDSASSKASTNHSDLRKPKKKKRTSLGFTSGAGGGGGGGGAGVVGVVGSLTGSSSSQSNISLSTKKKRPKVSAPSISSSIYDNLN; from the exons atgaaaatggagGATATGCCCCTGTCAGGCCCAGACAACACCAAGCTGGAG GCCTTGGTCCATGACATCTACTCTGAGCTTGTGGAAGATGCCTGTTTGGGCCTGTGTTTTGAGGTACATCGTGCTGTGAAACAAGGTTACTTCTTCTTGGATGAAACGGACCAAGAAAGCATGAAGGAGTTTG AAATTGTGGATCAGCCAGGAGTGGACATTTTTGGGCAAGTGTACAATCAGTGGAAGAACAAGGAGTGTGAGTGTCCCAACTGCAAAAGATTGATAGCAGCATCTCGTTTCGCCCCGCACTTGGAGAAATGTCTTGGCATGGGACGCAACAGTAGTCGCATCGCCAACCGCAG GCTAGCCAGCAATAATAACATGAGCAAATCAGAGAGTGATCAAGAAGACAATGATGACCTGAATGATAATGACTGGTCATATggggcagaaaaaaaag caaagaaaagaaagtcagACAAG aatCAAAATTCTCCAAGAAGATCCAAATCtcttaaacacaaaaatg gtGAGCTTGGAAGCACCGTCACTTCGGACAACTTCAAG TACTTCAACACTGGCATCAGTTATGAAACATTAGCCCTTGATGAAGTCAGATCCATTTTAACAACA CGATGTGGGGTGATCTCTGAGCACACCCAGAAGATGTGTACCAG GTCTCTGCGATGTCCCCAGCACACGGACGAACAGAGGAGGACCGTCAGGGTGTTGTTTCTGGGGCAGTCCGC AACGTTGCTGCCTGATGCAGATGCTGTGGTGGAGAATGACAGCTTTGACATTCCTGATGGACAGACCCTTATGAGTCGCCTGCAGTGGGAAGACTCCCCTGATATCTCCCCCACTGACTCTGCTTCATCTAAAGCCA GCACCAATCATTCAGATTTAAGGAAGcccaagaaaaagaagaggacatCTCTTGGTTTTACCAGtggtgcaggaggaggaggaggaggagggggagcagGGGTCGTAGGCGTAGTAGGAAGTCTGACTGGAAGCAGCAGCTCTCAGAGTAATATTAGTTTAtcgaccaaaaaaaaaaggcccaaaGTCTCAGCACCTTCTATTTCCAGTAGTATCTATGACAACTTAAACTAA
- the asb16 gene encoding ankyrin repeat and SOCS box protein 16, whose amino-acid sequence MSKDTFPFTSTSLRSLRLEQEYQEWENARQALAQRRAMTRAPLPRAPRLPPRQQRLQEIRAPAPQVRCRDTTIHNTFMCGDMKGVYAVLKDPAMVNALMETVHEEMVWAPEMGMWTLSSKVKQTSALRLAASQGHTGCVEELLFRGAEVNADPGGTTALHDACIGGHAVCVQLLLSHGADPDKLAADGSAPLHLCTSAQSFLCAKLLLEEGADVNVRMRESRLTPLHVAARRGLEEHVDIFLSHGADVLATNQEGETPLNTACSAADRPSDAGRYLRVIQRLLDAGADPRTAGRKNHTPLHNACANCSPRIVDVLLKHGAKADVANCAEYTPMDCLLQVAEDYPDQQLEAIARSLLNYGAKPVSPKMLKQCALSPATLEVLLNSYTSVPHCEWMDSLSAETSEEHRPFFDLVHRSRGQPRSLQHLCRCALRQHLRARCYSVVSRLDIPGSVRDYLLLCNDGTLQ is encoded by the exons ATGTCAAAGGACACATTTCCATTTACTTCGACCTCGCTGCGCTCTCTGAGACTGGAGCAAGAGTATCAGGAGTGGGAGAATGCTCGGCAAGCATTGGCTCAGAGGAGAGCCATGACCAGAGCCCCACTGCCCCGGGCCCCCAGGCTTCCTCCCAGACAGCAGCGGCTCCAGGAGATCCGGGCCCCTGCACCCCAGGTTCGGTGTAGAGACACAACTATACACAACACCTTCATGTGTGGGGACATGAAAGGGGTGTATGCCGTGCTCAAGGACCCTGCAATGGTGAACGCCCTGATGGAGACGGTGCATGAGGAGATGGTGTGGGCTCCAGAGATGG GGATGTGGACGCTGAGCtccaaggtaaaacaaacaTCTGCTCTGCGTCTGGCTGCCAGCCAAGGACACACAGGCTGTGTGGAGGAGCTTCTGTTTCGTGGAGCTGAGGTCAACGCTGACCCTGGAGGAACCACTGCCCTCCATGATGCCTGTATAGGTGGCCACGCTGTCTGCGTCCAGCTGCTGCTCTCTCATGGAGCAGATCCTGACAAGTTGGCTGCGGACGGCAGTGCTCCTCTTCACCTCTGTACCTCAGCCCAGTCCTTTCT GTGTGCTAAACTGTTGTTAGAAGAAGGTGCAGATGTCAATGTGAGGATGAGGGAATCAAGGCTCACACCTCTGCACGTTGCTGCTCGGCGAGGGCTAGAGGAGCACGTGGACATCTTTCTGAGCCACGGGGCAGATgttttagccacaaatcaagagggAGAGACCCCTCTAAACACTGCATGCTCTGCAGCTGACAGGCCGTCTGATGCTGGCCGCTATTTACGTGTGATTCAAAGGCTGCTGGATGCAGGAGCAGACCCCAGAACTGCAGGGAGGAAGAACCACACCCCACTGCATAATGCCTGTGCAAACTGCAGCCCAAGGATTGTAGATGTCCTCTTGAAACATGGAGCAAAGGCTGATGTTGCCAACTGTGCAGAATACACACCAATGGACTGTCTGCTACAG GTGGCTGAAGATTACCCAGACCAGCAACTGGAAGCAATAGCACGGTCACTTCTGAACTATGGAGCCAAGCCTGTTTCACCAAAG ATGTTGAAGCAGTGTGCCCTGTCTCCTGCCACTTTGGAGGTGCTATTGAACTCATATACATCTGTTCCTCATTGTGAATGGATGGActctctgtctgcagagacATCTGAG GAGCACCGGCCTTTCTTTGATTTGGTGCATAGGAGCAGAGGCCAACCTCGTTCTCTTCAGCATCTCTGTCGATGTGCTTTACGTCAGCACTTGAGAGCCCGGTGTTACTCAGTAGTCAGTAGGTTGGACATTCCCGGCTCTGTGAGGGATTATCTGCTGCTGTGTAACGATGGGACACTACAGTga
- the ubtf gene encoding nucleolar transcription factor 1, translating to MNGEMEAATQEQVWAQDDLLKLLEGMKVALPQKDLTKYKTSESHLDWQKVAFNTYTAEMCKQKWQEVSKEIRKFRTLTELIIDAQDYIKNPYKGKKIKKHPDFPKKPLTPYFRFFMEKRAKYAKLHPEMSNLDLTKILSKKYRELPDKKKKKYVDDFLRDKESFVHSMMKFREEHPDLVESMTKKGSNVPEKPKTPQQLWYNHEKKAFLKTRPDATTKDIKEGLGKQWTQLPDKKRLKWITKSLEQKKQYEETMREYIQQHPELNMTQDDIVKSTLTKAERHLKDKSDGRPDKPPPNGYSMFCAELMSSMKDVPSTERMVMCSQRWKLLKQIEKDAYQKRCEQRKKEYEIEMNRFLSSLSEEEQQRVLGEEKVGFRKGTGASSPASKKKNSKTKANPEKPKRPISAMFIFSEEKRPKLQQERPDLSDSELTRLLARMWNELPDKKKEKYKRLETVLKAESEKKEKDRSRLPDPPKTAQDIWQQSVIGDYLARFKNDRPKAQKAMEATWSTMEKKEKIMWIKKAAEDQKRYERELCEMRSPAATIASGKKMKFEGEPKKPPSNGYQKFSQEMLSNGELNHLPMKERMTEIGSRWQRLPLKDKDRYKKIAEEKQRQYKVQLEQWLASLTSQERNTYKEYNSQKRRTTAKPGGPKAKAKKSDTEEEDEDEEDEDDDEQEKASSDADSSSEEDDEDDEEEDKEDEEEDDDEDDDDEAEDKENKSEESSSESNSASDSDSD from the exons ATGAATGGAGAAATGGAGGCAGCCACCCAAGAGCAAG TTTGGGCACAGGATGACCTCCTAAAACTGCTGGAGGGCATGAAAGTGGCCCTGCCTCAGAAAGACCtgactaaatataaaacatcagAATCCCACCTTGACTGGCAGAAGGTGGCCTTCAACACCTACACAGCAGAGATGTGTAAGCAGAAGTGGCAGGAAGTCTCTAAAGAG attcgTAAATTCAGGACCCTAACAGAATTAATAATTGATGCTCAGGACTATATCAAGAATCCTTACAAGGGCAAGAAAATAAAG AAACATCCAGATTTCCCCAAGAAGCCTTTGACACCATACTTTCGTTTCTTCATGGAAAAGAGGGCAAAATATGCAAAGTTGCACCCTGAGATGAGTAACTTAGATTTAACTAAAATCCTCTCTAAGAAGTACAGAGAGCTTCCTGACAAGAAGAAG aaaaaatatgttgaCGACTTCTTAAGAGACAAAGAGTCATTTGTGCATAGCATGATGAAGTTCAG GGAAGAACATCCAGATCTCGTCGAGAGTATGACCAAGAAAGGTTCAAATGTACCAGAGAAACCCAAGACACCCCAACAGCTGTGGTACAACCATGAAAAGAAAGCCTTCCTCAAGACACGCCCAGAT GCGACCACCAAAGACATTAAAGAAGGTCTTGGCaaacagtggacacagctcccTGACAAAAAGAGACTCAAATGGATCACCAAGTCTCTGGAGCAGAAGAAGCAGTATGAG GAGACAATGAGGGAGTACATCCAGCAGCACCCAGAATTAAACATGACTCAAGACGATATCGTGAAGTCCACCTTGACAAAGGCTGAGAGGCACCTGAAGGACAAATCTGATGGCCGACCTGACAAACCTCCTCC AAATGGTTACTCAATGTTCTGTGCCGAGTTGATGTCGAGCATGAAGGATGTACCAAGCACAGAGCGCATGGTGATGTGTAGCCAGCGGTGGAAGCTTCTGAAACAGATTGAGAAGGATGCCTACCAGAAACGCTGTGAACAA aggAAGAAGGAGTACGAAATAGAGATGAACAGATTTCTCagt AGTTTgtcagaggaggagcagcagcggGTTTTGGGTGAAGAGAAAGTAGGCTTTAGGAAGGGTACCGGAGCCAGCAGTCCCGCCTCCAAAAAGAAGAACTCTAAAACAAAG GCTAATCCAGAGAAACCCAAAAGGCCCATCTCAGCTATGTTCATCTTCTCTGAGGAAAAACGTCCCAAACTGCAGCAGGAGCGACCAGATCTTTCTGATAGTGAACTGACAAGACTTCTTGCACGCATGTGGAATGAGTTGCCTGATAAGAAGAAG GAGAAGTATAAACGCCTAGAAACAGTCCTGAAGGCAGAGtcagagaagaaggagaaggatCGTAGTCGTCTGCCCGACCCGCCCAAAACTGCACAGGACATCTGGCAACAGAGTGTCATAGGAGACTACCTGGCCAGATTCAAG AATGACCGGCCAAAGGCGCAGAAAGCGATGGAAGCAACCTGGAGCAcaatggagaaaaaagaaaagattatgTGGATCAAAAAGGCAGCTGAGGACCAGAAAAGATATGAG AGAGAGCTGTGTGAGATGCGCTCACCTGCTGCTACCATTGCCTCAGGGAAGAAGATGAAGTTTGAGGGTGAACCCAAGAAACCACCATC AAACGGATATCAAAAGTTCTCTCAGGAGATGCTGTCCAATGGAGAGCTGAATCACCTGCCAATGAAAGAACGGATGACTGAGATCGGCAGCCGCTGGCAGAGGTTACCACTGAAGGATAAGGATCGTTACAAGAAGATTGCTGAGGAGAAGCAACGGCAGTACAAAGTCCAGCTGGAGCAGTGGCTTGCT AGCTTGACGTCACAAGAGAGAAACACATACAAAGAATACAATTCACAA aaAAGGAGAACAACAGCAAAACCAGGTGGCCCAAAGGCAAAGGCCAAGAAATCT GAcacggaggaggaggatgaagacgaggaggatgaagatgacGACGAGCAGGAGAAAGCTTCCTCTGATGCAGACTCATCCAGcgaggaggatgatgaagatgatgaggaggaggat aaggaggatgaggaggaggatgatgacgAGGATGATGACGATGAGGCAGAAGACAAGGAGAACAAATCTGAAGAAAGCAGCAGTGAGTCAAATTCAGCGTCGGACTCTGATTCCGACTGA